Proteins from a genomic interval of Arachis hypogaea cultivar Tifrunner chromosome 10, arahy.Tifrunner.gnm2.J5K5, whole genome shotgun sequence:
- the LOC112716505 gene encoding LRR receptor-like serine/threonine-protein kinase RPK2, whose amino-acid sequence MFSSSSSFRSSSVIKWSTFTSQFHFMFLLFLLLFSFHKNDAVSPSSDKSLLLKLKDSISDPSGMLSTWIPTAGNDSDHCSWRGVLCDLASPPRVVAINLTGNGRSSRSFCSDFAQFPLYGFGIRRSCNGSGGSLFGKLPPVIGDLSELRILSLPFNGIDGEIPGEIWGLRNLEVLDLEGNLVTGHLPLRFEGLKKLRVLNLGFNRIIGEIPSSIVSLESLEVLNLAANGLNGSVPGFLGRLRGAYLSFNELVGVIPEEIGDNCGSLEHLDLSGNFLVQGIPVNLGNCTGLKTLLLYSNLLVDAIPSEIGKLKSLQVLDVSRNTLSGPVPRELGNCSELSVLVLSNLFDPTGGAVRDSGDDSSAGQPVSVNDEFNYFEGALPAEVALLPKLRLLWAPMVNLENDFPRNWGSCDRLEVVNLAQNYFTGEFPNQLRSCKKLHFLDLSSNNFTGELSAELGVPCMTVFDVSGNILSGSIPEFVGDICPPVPSYNGNLFEYDDLSLPYALFFMSNVRDRTSILPSLGGFGLSVFHNFGVNNLSGIRSLPIATDRLGKETVYTFNVGENKISGPLPSNLFDKCDGVDSLLLNVSYNNLSGKIPSNVGAICKSLKFLDASGNHISGAIPAGFGDVVSLVALNLSRNQLQGQIPSSLGQLKDLRFLSLARNNLSGSIPSILGQLHYLEVLDLSSNSLTGEIPEAIVNMRNLTDVLLNNNKLSGHIPPGLASLRTLSAFNVSFNNLSGSLPSHSSLIKCSSAVGNPLIRSCRGFSLSVQSPDQQGQATDNSESAAPEQASSSKSGFNSIEIASITSASAIVSVLIALVILFLYTRKWKPMSRVAGSTRKEVIVFTDIGVPLTYEDVVRATGNFNTSNCIGNGGFGTTYKAEISPGTLVAVKRLAIGRFQGAQQFHAEIKTLARLHHPNLVTLIGYHACETEMFLIYNYLPGGNLEKFIQERSTRAVDWRILHKIALDIARALAYLHDQCVPRVLHRDVKPSNILLDDDFNAYLSDFGLARLLGTSETHATTGVAGTFGYVAPEYAMTCRVSDKADVYSYGVVLLELLSDKKALDPSFSSYGNGFNIVAWACMLLRQGRAKEFFTAGLWDAGPGDDLVEVLHLAVVCTVDSLSTRPTMKQVVRRLKQLQPPSC is encoded by the coding sequence atgttttcttcttcttcttcttttcgttCCAGTTCAGTGATCAAATGGAGCACCTTCACTTCTCAGTTCCACTTTATGTTCCTCCTTTTCCTCCTCCTATTTTCGTTTCacaaaaacgacgccgtttcaccCTCTTCCGACAAATCCCTACTTCTCAAGCTCAAAGACTCTATCTCCGACCCCTCCGGCATGCTCTCCACGTGGATCCCCACCGCCGGCAACGACTCCGACCACTGTTCATGGCGCGGCGTGCTCTGCGACTTGGCCTCGCCGCCGCGCGTAGTAGCCATCAACCTCACCGGAAACGGCCGGAGCAGCCGAAGCTTCTGCTCCGATTTCGCTCAATTCCCTCTATACGGCTTCGGAATCAGGCGGAGCTGCAACGGCAGCGGCGGTTCCCTCTTCGGAAAGCTCCCGCCGGTTATCGGCGACCTTTCCGAGCTCAGgatcctctctctccccttcaaCGGCATTGACGGCGAGATTCCCGGCGAAATTTGGGGGTTGCGGAACTTGGAGGTGCTTGATCTAGAAGGGAACTTGGTGACCGGTCACCTACCGTTACGGTTCGAAGGTTTGAAGAAGCTGAGGGTTCTGAATTTAGGGTTCAACAGAATCATTGGAGAGATACCGAGCTCAATTGTATCACTCGAGAGCTTGGAGGTTCTGAATTTGGCTGCTAATGGTTTGAATGGTTCTGTTCCTGGTTTCTTAGGGAGGCTTAGAGGGGCGTATCTGTCATTTAACGAGCTCGTCGGCGTTATCCCGGAGGAGATAGGGGATAATTGTGGGAGCCTTGAGCATCTGGATTTGTCAGGGAACTTCTTGGTCCAGGGCATTCCGGTAAATTTAGGTAACTGTACCGGGTTGAAGACTCTGCTTCTGTATTCGAATCTTTTGGTAGATGCCATTCCCAGTGAAATCGGAAAGCTTAAGAGCCTTCAAGTGTTGGATGTTTCGAGGAACACGCTCAGTGGTCCGGTGCCACGCGAGCTAGGGAACTGCTCGGAGTTGTCTGTCCTTGTGCTCTCAAACCTCTTTGATCCCACCGGAGGTGCGGTGAGGGATTCCGGGGATGATTCTTCAGCAGGGCAGCCAGTTTCTGTGAACGacgaattcaattattttgaaggTGCATTGCCTGCGGAGGTTGCACTGCTTCCAAAACTGAGATTGTTGTGGGCTCCCATGGTTAACCTGGAAAATGATTTTCCAAGAAATTGGGGCAGTTGTGACAGGTTGGAGGTGGTTAATTTGGCTCAGAATTACTTCACCGGGGAGTTCCCCAACCAGCTTAGGTCCTGCAAGAAGCTGCATTTCCTTGATTTGAGCTCAAATAACTTCACTGGTGAGCTTTCTGCTGAACTTGGTGTACCTTGTATGACTGTCTTTGATGTTAGTGGGAACATTTTGTCCGGTTCGATACCCGAGTTTGTTGGTGATATCTGTCCCCCTGTTCCTTCATATAATGGGAATCTCTTTGAATATGATGACTTGTCCCTGCCATACGCATTGTTTTTTATGTCAAATGTTAGGGATAGAACTTCCATTTTGCCATCATTAGGAGGATTTGGTCTATCTGTGTTCCATAATTTTGGGGTAAACAACTTAAGTGGCATTCGTTCTCTGCCAATAGCAACTGACCGGCTAGGGAAAGAAACTGTGTACACATTTAATGTTGGAGAAAACAAGATTTCCGGGCCGTTACCATCGAATCTGTTTGATAAATGTGACGGTGTAGATTCGCTGCTATTAAATGTCAGTTATAATAACTTGTCTGGTAAGATTCCTTCCAATGTTGGCGCGATATGCAAATCACTGAAATTTTTGGACGCATCCGGAAATCATATTTCGGGAGCAATTCCTGCCGGTTTTGGGGACGTGGTTTCTCTTGTTGCTCTTAACTTAAGTCGGAATCAATTACAAGGTCAAATTCCTTCCAGCCTTGGTCAATTGAAGGATCTAAGGTTTCTCTCTTTGGCACGCAATAATTTAAGTGGCTCGATTCCTTCAATCTTGGGGCAGTTGCACTACTTAGAAGTCTTGGACCTCTCTTCCAACTCGCTTACTGGTGAGATCCCTGAGGCTATTGTGAACATGAGAAACCTAACTGATGTGCTCCTCAACAACAACAAGCTTTCTGGCCACATACCTCCTGGTTTGGCTAGCCTCCGTACGCTCTCTGCATTTAATGTGTCTTTCAATAACTTATCTGGGTCCTTGCCATCACATAGCAGCTTAATTAAATGCAGCAGTGCTGTGGGGAATCCTCTTATACGTTCTTGTCGTGGATTTTCTCTCTCTGTGCAATCACCAGATCAACAAGGGCAAGCAACAGATAATTCTGAGAGTGCTGCACCAGAACAGGCTTCTAGCAGTAAGAGTGGGTTCAACTCCATTGAAATAGCATCCATAACTTCTGCATCAGCCATTGTTTCTGTTCTTATAGCGCTAGTGATTCTGTTCCTTTACACAAGGAAGTGGAAACCAATGTCCAGGGTTGCTGGGTCCACAAGAAAAGaggtcattgtcttcactgatatCGGGGTTCCATTGACATATGAAGATGTTGTCCGTGCCACTGGGAATTTCAATACAAGCAACTGTATTGGGAATGGAGGGTTTGGGACAACCTACAAGGCAGAGATATCACCAGGGACTTTGGTGGCAGTCAAACGCCTGGCAATTGGACGCTTTCAAGGTGCTCAACAATTCCATGCAGAGATTAAGACCCTTGCAAGGCTTCATCATCCAAATCTTGTCACACTCATCGGTTATCATGCTTGTGAGACAGAGATGTTTCTCATATACAACTATTTGCCAGGTGGCAATCTGGAAAAATTTATCCAGGAGAGGTCAACAAGAGCTGTGGATTGGAGAATTCTTCACAAGATTGCATTAGACATAGCCCGTGCACTTGCCTACCTGCATGATCAGTGTGTACCTCGAGTTCTCCATCGAGATGTCAAGCCCAGCAACATCTTGTTGGATGATGATTTCAATGCGTATCTGTCCGACTTTGGATTGGCCAGGCTTCTGGGTACTTCAGAGACCCATGCTACCACTGGTGTAGCAGGAACATTTGGTTATGTGGCTCCTGAATATGCCATGACATGCCGTGTTTCTGATAAGGCTGATGTGTATAGTTATGGTGTTGTGCTTCTAGAGCTGCTCTCAGACAAGAAAGCATTGGATCCTTCATTCTCCTCTTACGGGAATGGCTTCAACATAGTAGCATGGGCATGCATGTTACTGAGGCAAGGCAGGGCTAAGGAGTTCTTCACTGCCGGGTTGTGGGATGCAGGACCAGGAGATGATTTGGTAGAAGTCCTACACTTGGCAGTTGTGTGCACGGTGGACTCCCTCTCTACCAGACCGACGATGAAACAAGTTGTGAGACGGCTTAAACAACTTCAGCCCCCATCATGCTAG